One segment of Thamnophis elegans isolate rThaEle1 chromosome 16, rThaEle1.pri, whole genome shotgun sequence DNA contains the following:
- the LOC116519700 gene encoding apoptosis-enhancing nuclease-like isoform X2 has translation MSSSTKFVPGAISSTEIKQIGSYEVMTVPIVTCPYAGRDLSDHLNPLCWDDKAATQDKKKSRKHQRYMMRRALEQSGHLAAKERNLVRTTDVSEMYGMQDSLSWENGSHQVLEKDVRTAQEASSSFGEAVSISSEELASQPSSSQGLENLLISPSISGKRTSPLLPQKSVKRVAIDCEMVGTGPSGKISELARCTVVSYDGDVIYDKYILPERPIVDYRTRWSGITWKHMRKAIYFRIAQGEIIQILKDKIVVGHALHNDFQALKYFPPRAWRRDTSQCPLLKKKIASTLKPSMSLKNLAHQLLHKTPQVGRRGHSSVEDAQASMELYRLVEFQWEELLNPSHPMGPSAGTPDDDADHSCYMDDQYWPKDLDVDCK, from the exons aTGTCCTCTAGCACCAAATTTGTGCCAGGGGCGATAAGCTCAACAGAGATCAAGCAGATAGGTAGCTATGAGGTGATGACTGTTCCGATTGTCACCTGCCCCTATGCCGGAAGGGATCTTAGTGATCATCTCAATCCACTTTGTTGGGATGACAAAGCTGCCACTCAGGACAAAAAGAAAAGCCGGAAGCATCAACGCTACATGATGCGCAGAGCACTGGAGCAGAGTGGACACCTGGCAGCCAAGGAGAGGAATCTCGTTAGGACCACAGACGTCTCTGAAATGTATGGGATGCAGGACTCGTTGTCCTGGGAAAACGGAAGCCATCAGGTTCTGGAGAAGGATGTGAGGACAGCTCAGGAGGCTTCTTCCAGTTTTGGTGAAGCTGTTTCCATTTCATCTGAGGAACTAGCCAGCCAGCCTTCATCTTCCCAAGGTCTTGAGAACCTGCTAATCTCCCCCAGCATCTCAGGAAAAAGGACTAGTCCCCTCCTGCCTCAGAAGTCTGTGAAGCGTGTGGCCATTGACTGTGAGATGGTAGGCACGGGTCCTTCTGGAAAGATAAGTGAGCTGGCACGCTGTACGGTGGTGAGCTACGATGGTGATGTGATCTATGACAAATACATTCTCCCAGAACGTCCAATTGTAGATTACAGGACGCGCTGGAGTGGCATCACCTGGAAGCACATGAGAAAAGCAATTTATTTCAGGATTGCGCAGGGTGAG ATCATACAGATCTTGAAGGATAAAATAGTTGTGGGCCATGCTCTCCACAATGATTTCCAAGCCTTAAAATACTTTCCCCCTCGAGCCTGGAGGCGTGATACAAGCCAATGTCCTCTGCTGAAGAAGAAAATTGCATCAACTCTGAAACCAAGCATGTCTCTCAAGAACCTAGCTCATCAGCTGCTACACAAAA ctccccaggttgGCAGACGCGGGCATTCATCTGTCGAAGATGCCCAGGCGTCTATGGAACTTTACAGATTGGTAGAGTTTCAATGGGAGGAACTCCTGAATCCGAGTCACCCCATGGGCCCTTCAGCCGGCACCCCGGACGACGATGCCGATCACAGTTGCTACATGGATGATCAATACTGGCCCAAGGACCTTGATGTAGACTGCAAATGA
- the LOC116519700 gene encoding apoptosis-enhancing nuclease-like isoform X1: protein MSSSTKFVPGAISSTEIKQIGSYEVMTVPIVTCPYAGRDLSDHLNPLCWDDKAATQDKKKSRKHQRYMMRRALEQSGHLAAKERNLVRTTDVSEMYGMQDSLSWENGSHQVLEKDVRTAQEASSSFGEAVSISSEELASQPSSSQGLENLLISPSISGKRTSPLLPQKSVKRVAIDCEMVGTGPSGKISELARCTVVSYDGDVIYDKYILPERPIVDYRTRWSGITWKHMRKAIYFRIAQGEIIQILKDKIVVGHALHNDFQALKYFPPRAWRRDTSQCPLLKKKIASTLKPSMSLKNLAHQLLHKIYRLADAGIHLSKMPRRLWNFTDW from the exons aTGTCCTCTAGCACCAAATTTGTGCCAGGGGCGATAAGCTCAACAGAGATCAAGCAGATAGGTAGCTATGAGGTGATGACTGTTCCGATTGTCACCTGCCCCTATGCCGGAAGGGATCTTAGTGATCATCTCAATCCACTTTGTTGGGATGACAAAGCTGCCACTCAGGACAAAAAGAAAAGCCGGAAGCATCAACGCTACATGATGCGCAGAGCACTGGAGCAGAGTGGACACCTGGCAGCCAAGGAGAGGAATCTCGTTAGGACCACAGACGTCTCTGAAATGTATGGGATGCAGGACTCGTTGTCCTGGGAAAACGGAAGCCATCAGGTTCTGGAGAAGGATGTGAGGACAGCTCAGGAGGCTTCTTCCAGTTTTGGTGAAGCTGTTTCCATTTCATCTGAGGAACTAGCCAGCCAGCCTTCATCTTCCCAAGGTCTTGAGAACCTGCTAATCTCCCCCAGCATCTCAGGAAAAAGGACTAGTCCCCTCCTGCCTCAGAAGTCTGTGAAGCGTGTGGCCATTGACTGTGAGATGGTAGGCACGGGTCCTTCTGGAAAGATAAGTGAGCTGGCACGCTGTACGGTGGTGAGCTACGATGGTGATGTGATCTATGACAAATACATTCTCCCAGAACGTCCAATTGTAGATTACAGGACGCGCTGGAGTGGCATCACCTGGAAGCACATGAGAAAAGCAATTTATTTCAGGATTGCGCAGGGTGAG ATCATACAGATCTTGAAGGATAAAATAGTTGTGGGCCATGCTCTCCACAATGATTTCCAAGCCTTAAAATACTTTCCCCCTCGAGCCTGGAGGCGTGATACAAGCCAATGTCCTCTGCTGAAGAAGAAAATTGCATCAACTCTGAAACCAAGCATGTCTCTCAAGAACCTAGCTCATCAGCTGCTACACAAAATATACAG gttgGCAGACGCGGGCATTCATCTGTCGAAGATGCCCAGGCGTCTATGGAACTTTACAGATTGGTAG